A region of the Theileria equi strain WA chromosome 4 map unlocalized gcontig_1105316255039, whole genome shotgun sequence genome:
CACAATTCTGTTGGTTTGGATGGCACAGCttatttgcaaaattttgataaacCAACGGGATTGAATGCTTTTGAAAATAGCTACGTGAATATTAGTCATGCTGAGCATTCACAATCTTTAGAAAatgtagattcttcatctcaATATGCCAACATTGAGAGCTGCTCACAAAATTCTTATGTTGATAATCAATACTTTCAACAAGCCCAGAACACATTTATTCCAAAGGGGATAGAGGGTCGATATTCACAAGGTGTGGATACTTACCCACAATTTAATGCTTCTGATCAGTTAGTAGCTAACAACAATACGAATAAACTTCCTTTAATTTCGCATACGGACTCTATTGGACAACTGCATGTGGAGTTAAGCCAAGTTAATGGAGGGATAAAATCAGACGTGTCTAAGAATACAATTACTACCGGGTACAATGACTTATATTTACCTCTGGGGAATCAGCGACCACGCACCCAGCACAGTAGTCCTACATATTCTTATACATCCGATCATTCTTCTAGTACATATGACACGCATACTGACACTCAGAGACTGCAAAATGCTGTAAAATATGGAGCGGTATCAAATTCTGGCCCATATTATGGTTCTAGGGAACAGTTTTCGGAGGGCTCTCATTATTATGATGGTACAATGAACATAGACAAAATGTATGCCTGCAACTCACAGAATATAGAAACTGCCCAGTGCTCACAAAATGGCGATGTTGAACACTACTCACAAACTACGGATCACAATTATACTAATGGACGTATAGATCGGCCTCAAGGAAATGTTTCATATTTTGGTCAGCATTCCAGTGATGTGATGCTGAGAGAGGGAGAAAAGAGAAGGTACAATGATTCTGGGTTGTTGGCTAACGTAGATGTTCCTATAAATCCCGGACTTATGGTGATGGAAAATAATTCAGGATGCACACCCTATTTTCCAACATCAAACGTGCACCACGTTAacaattttataaataacATGGGTATATCTAATAATGTCCCTAATCCAAATTTAGAAAAGTTTCCTATTGGAAGGTTTGTTGGTGTTAAGCCCATATCACCTAATGATATTTCTATACACATGAACACATCTGCGGTTCAAAATATGCCTGCAACATCGGGTTCTTCTGTTAGTGGCATGTCTTCTCGTACATCAGTTGATAAAGATTTGGCAAATTTTGCGGACGTGGCTACGTTGATATCGGGAGAAAAGGATGCATATCAATCCAACAGTGTGGCTTCGGGATCAACCACTCATTCACGACGCAGCGAGTTTAGCCCGGAAAGTCATGCTTCTGCTGGTTTTGATAACTTAAGTTCTAACTCTCCTAATATGCTTCCCGCTTGTCCTAGCCAAAATGGGTTTTACAATGACGTGTACTACAGTTACTTCCCGGGCACTGCTAATCATAATGTTAATTTTTGAACATATTTTACTTGTTATATGGACTACAAATTTATTCTTGGGATACTAACGGTCAAACAGGTACGTGTCTGATTGTTGCGTCACATAGATTCTTCCTGGACAACACTTGTAACCTTCTTGTGTCTTACATCCATAATAaaatgccaatattctatacCACAAATCGTCAGTACAttacattttacaaaagGATCATTTTTCGAATGTGTAGCCTAACCACGGTATGGGGAACCGGTTTCCACTGGGATTACAGTTTAAACTAAAGTGTCTCTGTAGACTTGCCGATTAAAATTTAATATTTGACACATGTTTAAAGGTACGTGTAGAGATGGGTAGGAAGTGCCGAAATTTGATTGGCATTTGTTCCGGAGCCATAGCTGGTTCCTATTTGTTTGTAAAAAGAGAACATGAAAAATGCTCTCTCCCTAGGGATACTAAATTTATTATCCCAGATAAACTTAAAAGCAGAAGTGATATGATTAAAAGTTTGAAGAGtgataaatttgatgtTCTCGTTATCGGAGGTGGATGTACAGGTAATTTTTACGCTACCTTTGTTATTTTCTTTCGTTTATGTTTTATCTGTTCTTCAGGATTTTCTAGAAATATTGTTGTCTCATTATGAATTCTATGTCTATATGACCCGATTcatttttcattatctACTCAGGAACATCTGTGGCTCTGGATTGCGCTACCAGAGGTTTAAAATGCGCTTTGGTGGAAGCGAATGATTTTTCTTCTGGAACAACTTCAAAGAGCACGAAGCTACTTCATGGTGGTATCAGATATCTGGAGAGCGCTCTTTTGCATTTGGATTTAAAGGAACTTCAATTTGTTTGGAAGGCATTAGAAGAAAGGGCGCACTTGATTGGTACTGCGCCGTTTGCGAATTCTCCTGTTCCTATTGTAATGCCTATATATCAATTGTGGCAGCTTCCATACTTTTGGATCAATATTAAGATCTATGAAGTTCTGGCTCGCTTCTTCTGCTGCAATGAAACAAGGATTCCttcctctttcttttcTGGAAAATCGAATGCTGTCTTCAATTTTCCTGGAATAAGGCCAGATGGTCTCTTGGGTGCAGTTGTGTATTATGATGGACAGCATAATGACTCTCGTACCAACGTTTTGATGGCTTTGACTAGTACGATTGATGAATATGTCCCAGGTCAAGTCGGTTCTACTATAGGAAACTACTTGAAAGTTGAAGAATTGCTAAAGGACAGTACAGGAAAAGTTAATGGAGCCTTGGTGTGTGACGTTCTTACTGGTGAAACTTTCACTGTAAAGGCTGATGTAGTTGTCAACTGCGCTGGCCCGTTTGctgaaaaaattaaaaaattGAGCTTACCTGAGAGTAAATTGAACATTTTGCATTCAAGAGGAACACATGTTACCCTTCCTGCTAAATACTGCCCTACTCCATACGGACTTATTATTCCGAAAACCAGCGATGGAAGAGTACTTTTTATCCTTCCATGGCAAGGCAATACTATTGTTGGAACAACTGataataaagatgaattGCAGGCTAATCCTTTGCCGCAGGTT
Encoded here:
- a CDS encoding glycerol-3-phosphate dehydrogenase, putative (encoded by transcript BEWA_052440A); translation: MGRKCRNLIGICSGAIAGSYLFVKREHEKCSLPRDTKFIIPDKLKSRSDMIKSLKSDKFDVLVIGGGCTGTSVALDCATRGLKCALVEANDFSSGTTSKSTKLLHGGIRYLESALLHLDLKELQFVWKALEERAHLIGTAPFANSPVPIVMPIYQLWQLPYFWINIKIYEVLARFFCCNETRIPSSFFSGKSNAVFNFPGIRPDGLLGAVVYYDGQHNDSRTNVLMALTSTIDEYVPGQVGSTIGNYLKVEELLKDSTGKVNGALVCDVLTGETFTVKADVVVNCAGPFAEKIKKLSLPESKLNILHSRGTHVTLPAKYCPTPYGLIIPKTSDGRVLFILPWQGNTIVGTTDNKDELQANPLPQVQDVDFICKDASKYMNCDASQIKADIKSTWSGLRPLLKGVDEVNQTGKLSRGHVIEVDESGLVNVYGGKWTICRLMAQECVDKVVKHFPSVTKGSYACRTRNMVLLGTHNKEGVSDIDDIKPRFNRLSSVITEKYGLDSTVSNHLVESYGYKALDVCELSKEMGLLKPIHEEHPYIMGEVVYGIRNEMACKPIDILARRTRLAFKDVHAAVSSLGLVCDLMGKELSWSAETREQLHKEATAYLKDMMVPS
- a CDS encoding hypothetical protein (encoded by transcript BEWA_052430A) — its product is MITREDISDDLSNVVIYVDPRQYDRICRRRIERDRFFHRRGRQKPTYIPIAVRPTHSNLNYRTSNVDQFRGFQNVENSVSFTQVPQDISAGNIQDANKLSANNSTGVQHLHHTIYGVNSSNPLPTNTTPPRGVESQWAFHSQAENTQFSQPTNNVTHNSVGLDGTAYLQNFDKPTGLNAFENSYVNISHAEHSQSLENVDSSSQYANIESCSQNSYVDNQYFQQAQNTFIPKGIEGRYSQGVDTYPQFNASDQLVANNNTNKLPLISHTDSIGQLHVELSQVNGGIKSDVSKNTITTGYNDLYLPLGNQRPRTQHSSPTYSYTSDHSSSTYDTHTDTQRLQNAVKYGAVSNSGPYYGSREQFSEGSHYYDGTMNIDKMYACNSQNIETAQCSQNGDVEHYSQTTDHNYTNGRIDRPQGNVSYFGQHSSDVMLREGEKRRYNDSGLLANVDVPINPGLMVMENNSGCTPYFPTSNVHHVNNFINNMGISNNVPNPNLEKFPIGRFVGVKPISPNDISIHMNTSAVQNMPATSGSSVSGMSSRTSVDKDLANFADVATLISGEKDAYQSNSVASGSTTHSRRSEFSPESHASAGFDNLSSNSPNMLPACPSQNGFYNDVYYSYFPGTANHNVNF